ATTCATCGACAAAAATGTATCTGTTAGTTTGTTCGATTGGTATAAAAAAGTGGGGTCCGAAACAAAATCGCTACCTTGGCTATCAATAAATAAATTATACTCGACTTTCGATTTAGAACCCAATATCATACTATCCGTAATTGCTTTGCTCCACCTGAACATCAAACTTTTATTATTGTCAGGGCCTGCAATGTCTATCACAGATTTGTTTGCAGGGATTAACAATGAATAGGGATGTGGCTCGTCGAAGAAATAATCTCTGATAAATTTTATTTTTAATTTGTTGGTAGCGTAAGCTGTTGAATTGTCAGGTTTTACATAGCCTGCGGTCCACTCCAGCGTAATAGATTTTCCCACTGCAAAAGAAGGGTCTATATAAGAAACAATATCTTGAGCTAATTGATCTACTTGAATCTGAGCAGGGAGTTGACCAAAAAGGCTGTATGACATCAGAGCTGAAGCGGGATTAAAACCAGCTTTCCCAAAATACAAATAGTCAATGGCCCGGTCAGCATAAAAACTAATAATGGTACCTCTCTCACCGCCTAAATGAATTACAGTATCGGTTTTAGGGCTAAGAACGGTCATGGCTTTGCCGAATGAGAGCAATACCATGCAAGCAATTAAAGTTGAGAATAATTTTTTACTCATAAATTTCATTTTATTATTATTGATTTTGTAGCAGCAAATTAAGTTTATAATATGCAAATAAACAAGATGTTATTTCTGCTTTTGTTCCTAACTTTTTACTATATACTTTTGCTGCAATAAATATATAAAGCAAGCATGAATGTTTCACTAGTTTCAGCTACGGGTAAAGACCTTGTCCCTATTTCTGAAATGGCCCAAAGAATATGGCAATTCCATTATGTTCCTATCATTGGTCAACAGCAGGTCGATTATATGCTGGGGCAAATGTATTCGGGCATTGCCATCCAAAAGCAAATTGAGGAAGGGCAAAAGTTCTATATTATTGTATATAATAATTTATCTGTGGGCTATATGGCTATCTCGCAAATTGGAACTGAGGAATACATGCTGCACAAATTTTATATTGAAACAGAAGAGCAAGGAAGGAACATCGGCCAACATGCTTTTGCGGCATTGCTGGATCGTTTGCCTCATTCAAAAAAAATATCACTCACCGTGAACCGTCAAAATTATAAATCCATCAATTTCTACTTTAAACTTGGTTTCAAAATAGAAAGTGTTGCCGATTTTGATATTGGTAATGGGTATTATATGAATGATTTTGTGATGTTCCTAGAATTTTAGCTTCGTCATATAATTGTAAACCTTATATTTTAGGACAACCTTTAGAACAGTGCATAGATTAATGTAGAAAATAACATTTCTCATCTTAATTTATTTCACTCATGAACAGCAATTATTATTTACTCGACATTATTTTTCAAAACCGTAACCGCTACTATGGTGCTTATCCTTTGCGTTTGTATTATAACGAAAGGCTATTAAAATCAATGCTTTTCACCATCCTTGGTTTTGCAGCATTTATATATATGTTACGTTGGGGATTTCATGAAGAAACCGTAGCTACAATTGTTCGCCCCGCCGAAAAAGACTCAGGCCATGTTGTTATAATAAAAACCTACGAATGGGATAAATTAATAAAAACCAATACAGAAAAGAGGACAGCCCCAAAACCTATTAAAGGTACTCCAAATACAAAACCCGTTATTGCTCCCGATATTGATGCAAACGCCGCAACCCTCGACCCCAAAAGAAAAGGAGCAATAGATGGAGAGGTGAAAGGGAAACTCTTCGATGGCTTGATTATGCCTGAAACTGGACCTATAACTATTCACGTAACCACTAAAAATCCCACTATATATACTAAAGTCGACAAACAAGCACATTATTACGACGACTTGTATCAATATTTAGATATACAAATCTCCTATCCTGCCGCAGCAGA
The sequence above is drawn from the Bacteroidota bacterium genome and encodes:
- a CDS encoding SusE domain-containing protein; the encoded protein is MSKKLFSTLIACMVLLSFGKAMTVLSPKTDTVIHLGGERGTIISFYADRAIDYLYFGKAGFNPASALMSYSLFGQLPAQIQVDQLAQDIVSYIDPSFAVGKSITLEWTAGYVKPDNSTAYATNKLKIKFIRDYFFDEPHPYSLLIPANKSVIDIAGPDNNKSLMFRWSKAITDSMILGSKSKVEYNLFIDSQGSDFVSDPTFLYQSNKLTDTFLSMNYTDLYSSVIQGMGVQKSKSITVKWHILGYCQDCTPQDPVPTQDFELTFNYIYGVGIEAVSTTKIGVYNSNDRLYIANPNNEQMKTLEVMDLQGKVVFNRPLNFGGANMILELPSELSNELYIWKVNYQSGQVSGKFIINK
- a CDS encoding GNAT family N-acetyltransferase, giving the protein MNVSLVSATGKDLVPISEMAQRIWQFHYVPIIGQQQVDYMLGQMYSGIAIQKQIEEGQKFYIIVYNNLSVGYMAISQIGTEEYMLHKFYIETEEQGRNIGQHAFAALLDRLPHSKKISLTVNRQNYKSINFYFKLGFKIESVADFDIGNGYYMNDFVMFLEF
- a CDS encoding TonB family protein, with protein sequence MNSNYYLLDIIFQNRNRYYGAYPLRLYYNERLLKSMLFTILGFAAFIYMLRWGFHEETVATIVRPAEKDSGHVVIIKTYEWDKLIKTNTEKRTAPKPIKGTPNTKPVIAPDIDANAATLDPKRKGAIDGEVKGKLFDGLIMPETGPITIHVTTKNPTIYTKVDKQAHYYDDLYQYLDIQISYPAAADKYGKVLLSFVVELDGSLSNIRVEQSLENVLDKEALEAFEKISKPGMWKPAEVAGKQVRFKYIIPINFLDPESL